From the Lactuca sativa cultivar Salinas chromosome 9, Lsat_Salinas_v11, whole genome shotgun sequence genome, the window ATACTTCTATTGCAGTAGTAAGTATagtagtgttagatttcgattagaaaCTCACTAGCGAATACaattattgtaggaatcggtagTGATAAACGTGGAACGtagttcaaggcaccatttgcatcatctcaatgcatattgttagtattcacgactccccatattttcggtttttaaatgttttggggtggaaaaacatgtcctaaactatttatgttcgttgtatttatttgactcgtataaacttggttgttatattttgcatattgtgagtactcacgactccccctattttcggtttttaaattttttggggtggaaaagcatgtcctaaactatttacgTTCATTGTATTTATTTAACTCGTATAAACTTAGTTGCTATATTTTGCGTATTGTAAGTATTAACGactccccctattttcggtttttaaatgttttggggtggaaaggCATGTCATAAACtacttatgttcgttgtatttatttgactcgtataaacttggttgctatattttgcatattgtgaatATTCACGATTCCCCATATTTTCGGTTTtttaatgttttggggtggaaaaacatgtcctaaactatttatgttcgttgtatttaattgACTTGTATAAACTTGAATACTATATTTTACATATAGTGAGTATTCACGCATCCCCCTTTTtccggtttttatgttttggggtggaaaaccatgtccgaaaaactatttatttgttCGTTGTagttaaattgatttgtatcaaacttgattgctatattttgctatATTTCTCattgtatgtctatgcaacacgaaaCATGAGGCATTGTCATCTTAAGTCCCTTCCCTTACACTTtatctaaccattaactctttgagccaatggtcattatggatagcgctattaggaattgacaactcctcactcgcccgattgctgaagtgcatgataccatataatctatggaacgataagcatagatcttgatagggcctCAGTCATACGCTTGGTtgggaactcattgtttgctcatacacatacaaacttgttatttattatggcaataaacttgtttattaattatagcaatgaactttgtttcacATTATAGCAATGAATTTTATTTCTcatgacaacgaactttgtttatataaactttatttactcattttagcaatatatttttatctatggAAACTTATATCAAATCtttgatttcgattcatgaaaccaatattaatttttaacttgtgaactcaccaactatttttatagttgtcgcttgttttacatgctttttcagaaatcatcgagtaagtggcacttagggacacttcacttttaggagcattcgcatgtgttgtatttcaatttacattgtaatttcttttaaaaattgttcaaacccattgtaaaattgtaatgatttttaatactatggttggtgttgtcttttaacttttgctatgaaactcTTTATACTgtcacgcctcgtgtttccgctttagcggggtgtgacaaatcCCCTCCAAAATATCGATACCAAAATGTCTGACAATACTTCCTTGTGCAAGTGTCCAATGTTAACTCCAATATGTTCAGCAACTTTGTTGTTTTTCTAGATCAACTTTCATCAAATCTAGCCCAAAGCCCAACCCCACCCAACCACCTTTAAACCCAAAACTTCAATGACTCAGATGACGAAGTCGTACAAGAAACTCAACCCCCCTCACTCCCTCCACACTGCAAAGGAAAATAACTGGTGGAAGAGAAAAATTGGTCAAGCCTAAAGCATGGATTCTAACAGAAGAATTAGTAATCTTGGTTGTTTTTATCGGTATGTAATTTTTTATTATGTATTCTAGgttttattatgtaatttttatttttaagtaaagtatttttattttattaaattttgtgtttattaattattttttagttaattctatttagtttttgatttatagtcttattattttaattttaaaaataaaaataaaatgaaagctGATGTATTACTTGGGAcaaaaagaaagagaaaaagaaaaaaaaaaaagtgtaaaacTGACGTTGGACACGTGGCAATACGTAATCGAAGAAACCGTTGGATGGTGCTTGCACCCGTCCACACCGGAACGTTACCACACTTATCCCCTCCTTTCCCGTAATCAATGGCCTCCCTGATTTCCAAATCTTCCATGGCTTCCTCCTATTACTCAAACATCTGTTGttcttcttctcctccttctGCGTCTATTCCCAAATTACCCTCTTCCACCTGCTTCCCATCGTCTATCTACCCCCTTGAATCATGTGGCTACAACGGAATTTCACTCCAAAGACCTCCATTCGATTCTAGAACGTATGCCAAGTTTGACAAGTTTGAAGGACAATCTTCAAATGACGAATTTGAGGAAATCTCATCAGCTTCACTTCAAcaagaagtagaagaagaaggTGACAGGTGAATCTCATTTTTTCAATGCCTTCTTTCATATGATTATTTAAACAATTCTTTAGTTACGATATTCAAATTTTCGCGTAATTTGAAGTTAAGCTTACACAGCTTCTAGTTTTGATTGTTACAGATTATTAAACTTTTAGATATACAACCTATAGTCAATTTCTTTGCAATATTTAGGGAAAATAGGAATCGATCCTTGAATCACGTATGTGTATAGTTCCCTTGATCCCTTCTATACGAAATCTAGTGAAAATGTTGAAGCATTAATCTGAATTTCAAAAAAGAACTGTGAAAATGCGATTTTGTGAAAGCAGTTGAGGAAATTGAGAAATGTGTTTCAGTTGCTTGCCTTCTGATTTGGAGGGTGCAGTTCGACAATCAAGTGAAGCAACTGCTGCTTTTGTGTCTTCAGGAGGAATGAGAGCCATTGTATGTTCTACAAACTCCACCATATCAAATACTACAGAAAAATATACCCTTTTGTGACTTGAATGTTTTTTACTTGGATTTTGTAAACTATAAAGGATAACTAAATATGACAATGTCAAAATATCACATTCATGATATTTTTTGCAGGTGGAGCTTTTGATTCCACAGTTGCAGTTTCTTGATGATGAAGGTGCTCAGGCTGAACTCTGGGAACTATCTAGAATTTTTGTGGATGCACTCATCCAGGAAACTGGATGTCAGGTTagtagaagggtaaaatggtcatttactcacaTTTTGTGATTCAAGCTGCTAATTCGTATCAATGGTTATTATGGTTAGAGAGTCAAAGCAATATTTCCAGATGCTGGTGCTGCTGCTCTTTTGAAGTATAGATGGAATGATGCCACTTTCAGTTTTGCTAGGTaatttacaaatttggtccctgtggttagttGATTTCTTTTGTTTAGGTCCAAAAAAAGGAAATTTATTTCTTTTTGGTACCTATTTTATCCAGCTTAAGTGACAGAAAGCCTGTGGAGAAAGAAGATGAAATTATTGTGATGGTAGTGCCAGATTATCAGATGTTGGATTATGTAGAGAGAATAGCATCCGATTTATCAGATGATCCggtaatttttcattttcattttccattaaaatagaaaaacaaaatgtTGTTTATTTGTATGTAAATTGTAAAGTAAGAGAACAAATGGATATGAATCAACAAAAACGGGATAAAAATGCACTCTTTTTGTTCCTTATGTTATGATAAATAATACTAAATAATTTGGTTAAATTATCTTATTTTTGCATCATATTAGCCACGACCTTTGATTATGTGGAATCCACGTCTTATTAGTGAGGATGTTGGAGTTGGATTCAATGTTCGGAAGTTGAGAAGATACTTCTTAAGGTATAAATAAATATGACATTCTTacatatttttttagaaaatgaTAATTTAGAAAATGACGCTTTTAATGCAAGAAATAGCTTACCAAATTAAGTCCATTAAGTGCTCTAATTACCAAACAATAACATTGTTACAGATCTTTTACAACGGTTTACTCAATGAAGCCTCTACCTACGGGCGCTGTATTTAGATGCTATCCCGGGTAAttacttaaaaattaattaatactaATGTCATGTcacctattttttttttaattatttaacacGTGGTTTTTTGGTAAATACTTAGATTATGGAAGGTGTTCTTTGACGACAAGGATAGACCAAATCGTTATCTACTAGCCAGGGAAATGATAAGTCGTCCTGTCTCAGAAGACCTTGAGGTTAGTACACTGATAGGACATGATAGGACTGGACAAGCTTTTTATGGTTATTTTTAATGATGTGGATCAGgagggcattcatgtctttttATCTCATCAATATCACTCTCTGTACGCTACTGAAACACAGTACAACCTGTCATGTCATATTGTGTCTGCAGATAATATTTGGAGAAGGTGGAGATGATACGGAGGAGGGGCCATCATTTTTTGGTCAAGCCGTAGGAATTTTCAAATCAATCAATAGATTCATGAAAGTTATCTCCAAGTGAAGTTATCAATCAAATTGTTGCTTATGATTGTTCTCTTTCACATTTTTATTATGGGTTTTGTACACCTCTATCATTAGAATTGTTCATGAGACACACAACATAAGCATGGATGGAAATTGGTTTTGATTAATTAAACAACCTAGTTTCCTAGGGATATAGTGATGATATTATAATTCCTTCATAATATTCCAATTTCTTATAATTCCTTCATATTATATTATTTCATTTCTTCCaaaaaatattctaataaaatctAATTTGATTACACACCAAAGACTTCTATCATTAAGTTTTCTACATTATTCATCTTGATTTTGCAATGACAAAACTACCCCTTCATCATCCCAATGCCTTAAAATAAACCTCTTATCCGGTACATACCCTTCATCCGTCAAATGTCTAAACAAAACCAACAAAATCCCAAAAATACCCTCGGTTTCCTCATGCATACGATCATCAACAACAAATGTATGAACTTTTTTCTCAATCTCAATCCAACTTATCCCTACATCCTTCACCACTCCAACCTTCTTCATTCCTCTTATACTTTCCGCCCTCTCTTTCCACCTCCCTTTTGAAGAATAAATATTCGCCATCAAAACATAAGGCACAGGACTATTCGGTGTCAAAAGACGCAATTGCCCTGCTGCATACTTCCCAATCTCCATATTCCCATGTATACTACAACCACCCAACAATGCTTGCCAGAGTTGTACATCAGGCTTCACTTGTAGTCCCTCTATAAAACTTTTCGCCTCATTCAAAAATCCACCTCTCCCTAACATGTCAACTACACAAGCCCAATGCTCTTTTCTTGGACTAATTTTATAATCTTTCTCCATGGATTTTAAAAACTCCATGCCTTTGTTTACTAAACCTCCATGACTACAAGCATTAAGCAAGGACAAAAACGTAATTTCTGTCGGCTCCACACCTTCTTCTCTCATCTTTTCATATAGTTCAAGAGCTTTGGAAACATCACCATGAGAACCAAAAGCTGCAATCATGGAGTTCCATGAAACTGTGGTCATCTCAGGAATTGTTTCGAACACTTTGATTGATTCTTCCAATTCGCCACATTTTGAGTACATGTTGATTAGTCCATTTCCCACAAATGGATTTGAGAAAAACCCTTTTTTAATGATTAAAGATTGGATTTGTTTACCAAAAGATAAGGAAGTGTCACCATTGAAAGCAGTTAGAATAGCAGAAACTGTGTTTGAATCAATCTTGATTCCTTCTTTCATCATTCTTGCAAACACACGAATAGCTTCTTCCTCGCATCCATTTTGTGCAAAACCTGCAAGAATTACAGTCATGGAGACCTCATCAAGAACCCTAGCTGATTCAAAAATCTGCCATGATTCTTGCATGCTGCCACATTTAGAGTACATATCCATAAGTGCACTTTCTATATGCAGATCTGAATCCATGCCTAGTTTTGAAAGGAGACAATGGATCTGACACCCTTCTTTAAGTGCTTGTAAACCAGAACATGCCATTAACGTACTCAAGTATGTTAGTAGATTTGGAGAGACGAATCCTCTAGGCATTTCCACAAACACCTTCAAGCTATCTTCAAAATATTGATTTTGTGCGAGTCCTGAGATCATTGCTGTCCAAGTAACTACGTTTCTATCATTGATCTCTTCAAAAACTTGTTTTGCGGAATGAAAAGATTCGCTAGAAAAGTACGATGTGATTAGGGCATTTGCTACTGTGGTTTCCCTCTCGTAGCCATGGATGATTACCAAGGAGTGGATCATTTTGTTAACGTTGGAGAACTGCGATCCTTCACTTGCAGATAAAATGGTGGTGATGGTTCCACGATCGAAACGATGAGCACCAGAAGAACTGTAGATGGTTTTGAAGTAATCGAATCCGACATTGTAGAGACCTTGGGTGAAAAACCCTGATATGATCGTGTTCCAGGACACAGCATCTTTCATTGGCATTTTGTCGAACAGTTTGGATGCATCAGACAAGTAGCCACATTTTGAATAGACGAAGAGGAGGGAATTCCAGATAGCTACGTGATATTGATTTTCGATAGGGTTGTGAATGTTATTAAATACTGGGTTCTTGATTAAGGAGCCATGGATTGAAGATCCAACCTTGAAATACCCTTCTCTTCCCGATATGGATAACAGACGGCATAATTGTTCCTGGTTTAGGATGAACTTTGGAGAGCTGGGAGAGTGAGTGAGAGAGGAGAGCCATGGCGGAAGATTGGTTCTTAGTTTTCGAAAAACCCACGTTGAACTCATCCATGAACACGGAGCTAAGTTGTGACGATGTTTCGTTAACCAAGGATTATTTCTTCAGTTTTTCATGATTTTGATAATTTCAGTCGTGTATTTTCTAGAGaacaaatatattaaatttttattgaaatggtccctgtggtttaggtAAAATTACGTGTTTAGTCCCTAATTTTTTTTGCACTCGTATAGTCCTCAAGGTTTCATTTTGTTACGTGTCTGGACCCTATTGACGTTTTCTGTCACTCTTCTTTGTTAAGTATATCACGTGCCTGTCACACTAAGGGTATATTCATCCTTTTACACATGGCGCCTAAATGGATATGGCAAACGTTTCTTATATCTTCCCGGTCATCTTTCTCGTTTATGTTACACATACCACTTCTCTCAACTAAATCACGTAGAAAACCCTAACCTACTCGATTTCAATCAAGATTTCCTAAAGGCAACAATGGTGGGGTGGAGGATTCGAGCATACATGGCGGAAATAGACATTGGACGAGTTTACAGTAAGTATTTTTGTGTTTAATACTCTCATCTAAAGCAAAAACTCTCAAAACCTAAGCTTCATTCTCGTTCTCGCAGGTGGGAATCCGTCAATATTATCGATTAAACTGTTTTATAATGGAGTTTTTACAAAGTTTCCTGGAAGGAGATACATAAAGGGAAAAGTAAAGTATGTTGATTTAGTGGACATTGTCGAGCTCTCTGTTCATGATATTGATGAAACGATGGACATCCTTGGCTGCGTGGAGGAAAGTAAGCTATTGTATTATCACTTCAAAAGACCATTATCAGATTTGGATACTAGTTTGTTTGCTTTGGCTTGTGATAGTGATATTAACCACTTGAGGATATATGTGGAGAAACATAAACTTATTGAAGTTTATACAGAGCATGGTAAGGCAATGGTAGGACAATGTTGAAGACATATTTAATGTCCATTCTAAAAGGCTTTTCTTAGAATGGAAGACATCAACAACAGGGGATTGTAGTGGTTCTACCATACCAGAAGTTGAACAATGTTGAAAACCCCCCAAATGAGCCTCAATTTCAAACACAAGGTTTTGATCAAGACTTTGATCATTGTGAAAACCCTCCAAATGACTTTGatcaagactttacttcatttttaTAAGACTTTGATCAAGGCTTTACTGCATTTGTACAAGATGAGGTCAATCAAAGTGAGGACATTGGAGTGCATGGTGATGATTTGACTAATAGTGAAGATAGTGACTTCCTATTAGATGAGGATAACATGATTGAGGAGCCTGACATATATATGAAAGAATTTTTCTTGAACATTGACCAAAATGCAGAATGGATGGGTGACAATGGAGGGTCAAGTATGAAGGTAGAAGATGGTAAGGAAGATGAAGAAATCGAGGTGCTTAATAATGACATATTGATATCTGTGTCGTCGTCTGATGAGGGGGGATAAAAGTAGAAGAAAGTCAATTAAAGCAATACGAGAGGCAGAAGAAAGCAGTGAAGCGCGTGTTACTGATCCCTTTTACTTGTATCAGAGTTTTGGTTCATCTGAAGagttgaaaaacaaaataaaacaacaTGCTGTCGAGACTagaatagagattgtcataattaaaaatgacaaaaatagggTAAGGGTTGTTTGTAAAGGTAGTATAGCAGACCTTATTAAGGTAGGTGTTGGTGGGCCTGTTGAAGAAAGGAAGTGCCCGTGGGTCCTATATGCAAGCAAGTGGAGTAAGGATGCAGATTGGGAGGTTCGTACGTATGAAAAAAACATGTATGTCTACATACGAGGACTGTGAAAGCTTGTACTTACAAGTTTTTATCCAAGCAAATTGTGCAACAGGTGGAAAGTAACCCCACGATTCCTACAAGAGCATTACAAGAACAACTCCAACGCCAATACCAATGTGACATTTCAAAGATGAAGGTATTTCAGGCAAAAACCGAGGCAAATATTCATGTGAGAGGTGATTATGCAGGCCAATACTCTATATTAAGAGACTATATTTTGGAACTTCAACACGAAACCCAGACACCACCGTGAAAATCGAAGTTGAAACCAAACCCAATCCCCACTGTGAATCAAGAATATTCAAGCAGATATACATATGCTTAGGGTCATTGAAGAAGGGTTTTGCAGCTGGAAAACAAGATTATGTTGGCTTGGATGGGTCTTTTATGAAGGGTCCTTATCTAGGAATAGTCCTCACTGCAGTGGtaagtttatactttgtttttttttcctcatccatttttaatgtttttaattaCTAACTTAATATTTGTATTTAGGGTCTTGATGGAAACAACTGTACTTATCCTTTGGCATAAACTATAGTAGAGGCCGAAAACATCAATTTGTGGACTTGGTTTTTAAATTGTTTGGGTGATGACCCCGACTCGCACAGTAACTCCAACTTTACATTTATATCTGATAAACATAAGGTGATCTGTTGTTTGTGTCATCTTTATAACTACACATGTATAAttcaatttgattttatttatgtttGTATTTACTAGGGACTGTTGCATGCAGTAGGTACACTTTTTCCATGTGCAGAACATAGGTTTTGTCTACGCCATATCcacaaaaacatgaaaaaacagTGGAGGGGAAGGGTCTTTCAGGACATGTTATGGAATTGTGCAACTGTAACAACTATGCAAGAATTTCACCATGCAATGGAAGAGTTCAAGAAATTGAACAATGATTTCTATGAATGGGTTAAATCTATTCCACCTTAGCACTGGGCTAGGTCACACTTCATAGGTTTGTATCCTTTTTTAGTTAATGTACCTTTATTTTTGTTAGTTACTAAAATGTGTTAGCTTAAACTTCAATTGTACTGCAGGGAGGGCACATTGTGATGGTCTTCTAAATAATTTGTGTGAGTCTCTTAATAGTCAACTTCAAAAATCACGTGAACAACCGATCATCACTTGCCTAGAATTCATTAGAGAGTACCTAATGGTAAGGATAGTCACAATGCAAAAGGTAATCGATAAGGCATTTGGACCTTTGACTCCAACCGCAACAACTGTAAcatcgtaaatttcaaaataatttttcgcatttttataaaaaccataattcatttaatattcataaaaacatcaaagtttgaaactcaatccatgccatataaaaatcccaagatctcataacataaaaatctcgtgtctgtgtactgatcaagccggcgccttcccacggtcatcactagtacttgaaacaataacaccatacactgtaagcacaaagcttagtgagttccccaaaataccacatataacacatattagccactcgaggctataactctgtgggtccgtgcacccaaactctgtgaaccttcaggttctaactctgtaatcatgcacagcataaatcacatagaataatgcagtgcaacacataacacatatatagcatacaaacactgtatcacataactctagttttttactcaaggtaaagtatagtgagaagactcacctcgcgtatctcgataactcgcaaatccctgaaatcactcgtgctcgatcccccgagctataatcctcctataacacaatatatctctaattaacactttcactactaaggttgactaaccctatcaagtcaacactagtcaactctggtcaacggtcaactttgaccggactcggcgagtgcaccaaagcgactcggcgagtctatacgtgttcactgactccctcggatcctctcttgacacgtcgagtacttccctaactcgacgagttccacctggcatgaatcgcggggccaccacgactcaattcgccgagtctcaagaacaactcggcgagttccggttTGAATCAGTCCCCCTTTTttactctccctgactcactgggtcatcccccaacccggcgagtctactcgatgaacaatttacgtgaaacccaaatcctactcgccgagtctcaagaacaactcggcgagttcatgccatgcacaaactctattgacctcctgaggtcagatctgtttccccaaaccatagatctggccttcccaagcatgaatgtcacgtaaagctcgaaacttgatgcttgtataaccacaacaaggcatcaaaaggagatttggtcccaaaaatgacaacctaagtccaataactccatactaacccaaaaagctccaagggttaaggtctctggacctctttgagtccagatccaaggcacaaactcgaagagggaccatttgcttctcataatcactctccaaaggggttagaaaaccctaactctaaagatcaaccctaaaactgaaggagattcgaactattacctcaaaatgaagcctctggactctggatctgctt encodes:
- the LOC111895780 gene encoding uncharacterized protein LOC111895780; amino-acid sequence: MASLISKSSMASSYYSNICCSSSPPSASIPKLPSSTCFPSSIYPLESCGYNGISLQRPPFDSRTYAKFDKFEGQSSNDEFEEISSASLQQEVEEEGDSCLPSDLEGAVRQSSEATAAFVSSGGMRAIVELLIPQLQFLDDEGAQAELWELSRIFVDALIQETGCQRVKAIFPDAGAAALLKYRWNDATFSFASLSDRKPVEKEDEIIVMVVPDYQMLDYVERIASDLSDDPPRPLIMWNPRLISEDVGVGFNVRKLRRYFLRSFTTVYSMKPLPTGAVFRCYPGLWKVFFDDKDRPNRYLLAREMISRPVSEDLEIIFGEGGDDTEEGPSFFGQAVGIFKSINRFMKVISK
- the LOC111895779 gene encoding pentatricopeptide repeat-containing protein At3g05340 — translated: MSSTWVFRKLRTNLPPWLSSLTHSPSSPKFILNQEQLCRLLSISGREGYFKVGSSIHGSLIKNPVFNNIHNPIENQYHVAIWNSLLFVYSKCGYLSDASKLFDKMPMKDAVSWNTIISGFFTQGLYNVGFDYFKTIYSSSGAHRFDRGTITTILSASEGSQFSNVNKMIHSLVIIHGYERETTVANALITSYFSSESFHSAKQVFEEINDRNVVTWTAMISGLAQNQYFEDSLKVFVEMPRGFVSPNLLTYLSTLMACSGLQALKEGCQIHCLLSKLGMDSDLHIESALMDMYSKCGSMQESWQIFESARVLDEVSMTVILAGFAQNGCEEEAIRVFARMMKEGIKIDSNTVSAILTAFNGDTSLSFGKQIQSLIIKKGFFSNPFVGNGLINMYSKCGELEESIKVFETIPEMTTVSWNSMIAAFGSHGDVSKALELYEKMREEGVEPTEITFLSLLNACSHGGLVNKGMEFLKSMEKDYKISPRKEHWACVVDMLGRGGFLNEAKSFIEGLQVKPDVQLWQALLGGCSIHGNMEIGKYAAGQLRLLTPNSPVPYVLMANIYSSKGRWKERAESIRGMKKVGVVKDVGISWIEIEKKVHTFVVDDRMHEETEGIFGILLVLFRHLTDEGYVPDKRFILRHWDDEGVVLSLQNQDE